The nucleotide sequence cctaatcctGATGATTGGCAGGAGGGCACTTCTTAaatccctccattggaagaactattcatttattccttctttctccttcctgatCTTTAAACACTTACTGATGCATGAAAGCATATTTCCTCATATCCCATGATTGCTGTGTTCCACTCCATGTTTGGTAAAtctctttaataatattttccactACTTTTCACGGAACAGCTAATAGGCCTCTAATTTCCAAGATACCTTCTCTGTCCTTTTGgctttcaaattgtaatacatttgccagtccatatggtagcaagtctttgggagaaggtacatatttttgttaaaatgtCAGCAATGTCACATTTGGGTTGTTTTAAGACCTCTCCGGTAGATGCCTTCTGGACCTGAGATGATTTGTGAACACTAAAGGAAAAGATCCCGCTTTCCCCATCTCTCTTCAGAGTGTGAGTGGAGGGCAGATGATGTCCACGCCTTGCCTGGGAGTGTaaatgaggaaggcaatggttttcttcttccaaggactggtgacctttgaggaagtGCACTTCACCCAGGAGGAACGGGCTCAGCTGGATCCAGCCTAGAGAGCTCTGTACAAGGAGATCATGCGGGAGATTCCTGAGATGGCGACCTGTTCTGTTAGAATTAGGAGAGGTTAAGGATAGCCTTCTTACTCCCTTCCTGGCACCCCTGCTTCGCAAACCTGACCCACTATGCATTTCAGATTATCGATAGAGCTGCCATCATTTCCTGTACACCCTTTTCCCAGACAGGAAGACTCTGGGGGGCCAATTTTGTGCTTATAATTCTGGGATCCTAGGACAGCACACCCTGCACTTCCCAGCCAGAGCCCACTTTAACTTACTGTAAGGCCTACAACCAACACTCTCCCCCAGTTGCTGCCACTAATCTCAAGAGTCAGCTTTTCTTTAGCACCTCAAAATCCTCTTACTCAGTAATGGGGAACCCATCTTTTAGCTCAAGTATCTACCTGATCCTAAGTCACTACTTACCTCCAGGATATTGGTCCTCTCAGGCATAAAGCTGTTTGGCTGGTCCACTGCAGGCTTTTTCCTGTTGGTGGATGAGGCACAAAGGCTGAATATCACAGCCCCCCTTTTCAGGATATTTCCTCCCACATAAGTTTGTGTGGCACTGGGATCTCTTGGATCAATTAAAGCTGAACTCACAGTGCAGGTATGTGGGGgagttatctgccttcaagtcaattaccacttatggcgaccctataaatcagtgacctccaatagattctgtcgtgaatcaccctgttcaaaccatgtaagctcaggtctgtagcttccttgatggaatcaatcctttggggtgggttaggttttagtaatattgttggaattttaaagttttaatgtGAACTGTATGTTGTTATGTTGTGCATCGCCCAaagtggctggttatccagccagatgggcaactaataaatgtaataaataaataaataaaatctcttgtttggccttcctctttttctactcccttctgttttccccagcattattgtcttctctagtgaatcaggtcttctgatgatgtgtccaaagtatgacaacctcagtttagcttctaatagtagttgtggtttaatttgttccaacaccaaattatttctctttttcgtgcTCCATAGTATCTGGAATgctctactccaacaccacattccaaatgagttgatctttcttttCACCGGccaactttcaaatccatacatagagatggggattACCATTGTCTGAAAGATCTCGACTTTGGTGTTcggtgatgcatctttgcatttgaggatcttttctagttctctcatagctaccctccccagtccaagacttcttctgatttcttcactattgtctccagtttggttaatgactgtgccaaggtattgataatccttgacaagttcaatgtccttgctgtcaactttaaagttacataaatcttctcttgtcattactttagtcttcttgacgttgagctgtagtcctgcttttgtgctttcctctttaactttcatcagcattcgtttcaaatcattactggtttctgctagtagtgtggtattgtctgcatatcttaaattattgatatttctccctccaattttcacacctccttcatcttggtccaatcttgctttctgtatgatatgttctgcatacagattaaagaaataggatgataaaatacacccctgtctcagaccctttccgatggggaaccaatcggtttccccatattctgtccttacgggagcctcttgtccagagtatagattgtgtatcaggacaatcagatgctgtggcacccccatttcttttaaagcattccatagtttttcatgatctacacagtcaaaggctttgctgtagtctataaagcacagggtgattttcttctgaaattccttcctctgttccattatccaacgtatgtttgtgatatgatctctggtgcctcttccctttctaaatccagcttggacatctggcacttctagctccatatacggtaagagcttttactttacttgcatggcatattaaggcaatagttcaaaaattactgcattccctgagattccCTTTGTTTAgagttgggatgtatattgaacacttccagtctgtgggccattgttttctcttCCATACTGGTTGaaaaagttttgtcaaaatttggacagattcagtctcagtagcttgtagcaattctattggtatgccatctgttcctggtgatttgtttcttccaagtattttaagagcagctttcacctcagattctaaaatttctgttctTCATcctatggttcctccgtgaatgaatctgtcattttggcatctcttttatagagttcttcagtgtattgcttccatcttccttttatttcatctcagtcagtcagtgtgttcccatgttgattattcaacatccctactcttggcctaaatttccctttaatttcttcctgtacttctgcatcaaatctctcagtttcctcttcttctctgtttgccattggagcatagacttagatgatggttacattgataggtttcccatgaaatctcattgatatcactcactcagcctTTGCATGATAGCtcccaattgcttttgctacgttacttctcactattacaacaaccccgtttcttcttaatttatcatttcctacataaaatattttgtagttgcctgaaaatgtcccattcccatccattttaattcactcacgccaattaTTGTAATGTCGATGCATTCCATttcctgcttgacaatttctaactttccctggttcatgcttctcacattccatgtttctattgtgtatgtcatacaactccagactctccttccaCATCTGTGCGGCTttcacccagctgcatcattagtcacagagctactcgtacttgtcctttgttctcccccagtagctcacagagtgccttctgacctgggggtctcatctttcagcactatctcatgttgcaggtaacagggggctaacattttgggagagagggaggagggagggagggggtgcaagctgccctctggcagtggggccatgttcctgtcagacaagatccatcctaggtttgtcagttccagctgtgcataagtactgggctgtccaccttaaatggaggaacaagagagcagatttttgtcacagttgtctctgtgtgtgtctcttttcacatcctgttaccaagcacctactgctaaaCTAACTCTGTACAAGGCCTCGAGCTTTGAGAGTTAAACTTTGATATCCATGGAgctcccagaaatgtttcaaaatacaaatcataatatattcacaggatttctccaaAGCACTTTATcacctttccttttcatttcatcaggatacatctggggggtCAAGGCTAAGGGAGAGCCATccgaagtatcactggaaaaagctgaggagcagatgcaggagcagaaactgaggagtcaagatggagcaaagagacaagaggagagacagactcacacaggggacaaaccttataaatgcttggagtgtggaaagagcttcagtcggagtagccatcttacttcgcatcaaagaactcacatggaaaacaaaccttatgaatgcttcgagtgtggaaagagcttcaggtggagtagcgcccttacgtcgcatcaaagaactcacacagagtacaaaccttataaatgcttggagtgtggaaagagcttcagtcagagtggccaccttacttcgcatcaaagaactcacacaggggacaaacctcataaatgcttggagtgtggaaggagcttcaggtggagtagtgcccttacttcacatcaaaaaatacacacaagagacaaaccttatgaatgcttggagtgtggaaagagcttcagtcagagtggccacctttcttcgcatcaaagaactcacacaggggacaaacctcataaatgcttggagtgtggaaagagcttcagtcagagcagcagcctgactttgcatcaaagaactcacacaggggataaacctcataaatgcttggagtgtgaaaagagcttcagtcggaatgACCAGCTTACTTTGCACcacaaaactcacacaggagacaaaccttataaatgcttcgagtgtggaaaaagcttcagtcagagtagcgcccttacttcgcatcaaagaactcacacaggggacaaaccttataaatgcttggagtgtggaaagagcttcagtcagagtggccaccttactttgcatcatagaagtcacacaggggacaaaccttataagtgcttggaatgtggaaagagcttcagttgtagtagcaaccttactttgcatcaaagaactcacacaggggataaacctcataaatgcttggagtgtgaaaagagcttcagtcggaatgaccaccttactttgcaccagaaaactcacacaggagacaaaccttataaatgcttcgagtgtggaaaaagcttccgaTGGAGTAGCTCCCTTATGGTGCATCatagaagtcacacaggggacaaaccttatcaatgcttggagtgtggaaagagcttcagtcagagtggccagcttacttcgcatcacaataCTCACAcaagggacaaaccttataaatgcttcgagtgtggaaaaagcttcaaatGGTGTAGCGCCCTTACGGTGCATCAAAgatctcac is from Rhineura floridana isolate rRhiFlo1 chromosome 3, rRhiFlo1.hap2, whole genome shotgun sequence and encodes:
- the LOC133381858 gene encoding zinc finger protein OZF-like gives rise to the protein MEAGSAEPSSCAAMLASGVARREPRKKGYIWGVKAKGEPSEVSLEKAEEQMQEQKLRSQDGAKRQEERQTHTGDKPYKCLECGKSFSRSSHLTSHQRTHMENKPYECFECGKSFRWSSALTSHQRTHTEYKPYKCLECGKSFSQSGHLTSHQRTHTGDKPHKCLECGRSFRWSSALTSHQKIHTRDKPYECLECGKSFSQSGHLSSHQRTHTGDKPHKCLECGKSFSQSSSLTLHQRTHTGDKPHKCLECEKSFSRNDQLTLHHKTHTGDKPYKCFECGKSFSQSSALTSHQRTHTGDKPYKCLECGKSFSQSGHLTLHHRSHTGDKPYKCLECGKSFSCSSNLTLHQRTHTGDKPHKCLECEKSFSRNDHLTLHQKTHTGDKPYKCFECGKSFRWSSSLMVHHRSHTGDKPYQCLECGKSFSQSGQLTSHHNTHTRDKPYKCFECGKSFKWCSALTVHQRSHTGDKPYKCLECGKSFSQSGHLTSHYKTHTGDKPYKCFECGKSFRWSSSLMVHHRSHTGDKPYQCLERGKSFSQSGHLTSHHRTHTGNKPDTCL